In Halomarina salina, one DNA window encodes the following:
- a CDS encoding MOSC domain-containing protein, with translation MDGVNADDGDAPEAGVAETRTVVAIHVAPESGAPVESRDRVEAVAGRGLRGDRYFADEGTFSASASETPRDVTLVERESLDAVAEEYGVVLEPGEHRRNLTVEGVALDHLVGDRFRVGSAVFEGVERCEPCSYLEGLLEKRGVREALVHRGGIRARVVESGAVGRGDPVTPL, from the coding sequence ATGGACGGAGTGAACGCGGACGACGGGGACGCGCCCGAGGCGGGCGTCGCCGAGACGCGGACCGTCGTCGCCATCCACGTCGCACCCGAGTCGGGCGCGCCCGTCGAGTCGCGCGACCGGGTCGAGGCTGTGGCAGGTCGGGGGCTCAGAGGTGACCGGTACTTCGCCGACGAGGGAACGTTCTCCGCGTCGGCGAGCGAGACGCCACGAGACGTCACGCTCGTCGAACGGGAGAGTCTCGACGCCGTCGCGGAGGAGTACGGCGTCGTCCTCGAACCGGGCGAGCACCGTCGGAACCTCACCGTCGAAGGGGTCGCGCTCGACCACCTCGTCGGCGACCGGTTCCGCGTCGGGAGCGCCGTTTTCGAGGGCGTCGAACGCTGCGAACCGTGCTCGTACCTGGAGGGGTTGTTGGAGAAACGGGGCGTCCGCGAGGCGCTGGTCCACCGCGGCGGCATCCGGGCGCGCGTCGTCGAGTCGGGAGCGGTCGGCCGCGGCGACCCGGTGACGCCGCTCTGA
- a CDS encoding glycerophosphodiester phosphodiesterase, producing the protein MQVIGHRGCADRGPENTRLAVRRAAPHVDAVEVDVRRCGSGELVVVHDDRLRRLTGSGGRVSETPYRTLRALRVLDSGEPVPLLAALLADVPDDVAVNVELKHAGMATDLLAVLDDVPNDVLVSSFEADVLRELYDVSDLPLAYLFHQELRRLGRDWRHGLAIGRRYDCAALHPSVGLATDEPERILDAQEEGFAVNVWTVKRARTARRLRQAGVDGLIVDDWAVV; encoded by the coding sequence ATGCAGGTCATCGGGCACCGGGGATGTGCCGACCGAGGCCCCGAGAACACCCGCCTCGCGGTCCGGCGCGCCGCCCCGCACGTCGACGCCGTCGAGGTCGACGTGCGACGCTGCGGGTCGGGCGAACTCGTCGTCGTCCACGACGACCGCCTGCGGCGACTCACGGGGTCTGGCGGCCGGGTCTCGGAGACCCCCTACCGCACGCTCCGGGCACTCCGCGTCCTCGACAGCGGCGAACCCGTCCCGCTCCTCGCCGCCCTCCTCGCGGACGTCCCCGACGACGTGGCGGTCAACGTCGAACTGAAACACGCCGGGATGGCGACGGACCTCCTCGCCGTCCTCGACGACGTGCCGAACGACGTGCTGGTCTCGTCGTTCGAGGCCGACGTGCTCCGGGAACTGTACGACGTCTCCGACCTCCCGCTGGCGTACCTGTTCCACCAGGAACTGCGACGGCTCGGGCGCGACTGGCGACACGGCCTCGCCATCGGCCGTCGGTACGACTGCGCGGCGCTCCACCCGTCGGTCGGCCTCGCGACCGACGAACCGGAGCGCATCCTCGACGCGCAGGAGGAGGGGTTCGCGGTCAACGTCTGGACGGTCAAGCGCGCGCGAACCGCCCGGCGACTCCGGCAGGCAGGGGTCGACGGCCTCATCGTCGACGACTGGGCGGTCGTCTGA
- a CDS encoding acetyl-CoA carboxylase biotin carboxylase subunit: protein MFDKVLVANRGEIAVRVMRACEELDVGTVAIYSKADKNAGHVRYADEAYNVGPARAADSYLDQEAIVEAAQQAGADAIHPGYGFLAENADFAARVEEAEGITWVGPTSDSMEQMGEKTNARKVMQAADVPIVPGTTDPAESAQEVKDFGNEHGYPVAIKAEGGGGGRGMKVVWDESEAEEQFETAKREGEAYFDNDSVYLERYLDHPRHIEVQVIADHHGNARHLGERDCSLQRRHQKVIEEGPSPALDEDLAEEIRESARRGVAEADYRNAGTVEFLVSDGEFYFLEVNTRIQVEHTVTEEITGIDIVKWQLRVAAGEELGFSQDEVEIEGHAMEFRINAENAANDFAPATGKLSTYDPPGGIGVRMDDALRTGDTIGGDYDSMIAKLVVYASDREECIARSKRALAEYDIEGVTTIIPFHRLMLTDEKFVGGTHTTDYLDEELDTSRIDEAQEKWGKETDASEEDEQVVEREFTVEVNGKRFEVSLEERGELAVAAGGDSGGGSRPQKRSGGSGGGGGGSSGDSDATSAAGDTVTAEMQGTILSVGVAEGDEVEAGDVLCVLEAMKMENDIVAERGGTVTEVAIGEGESVNMGDVLVVID from the coding sequence ATGTTCGACAAGGTACTCGTCGCGAACCGAGGGGAGATCGCGGTGCGCGTGATGCGCGCCTGCGAGGAACTCGACGTCGGGACGGTCGCTATCTACTCCAAGGCGGACAAGAACGCCGGGCACGTTCGCTACGCGGACGAAGCGTACAACGTCGGTCCTGCGCGCGCGGCCGACTCCTACCTGGACCAGGAGGCCATCGTCGAAGCGGCACAGCAGGCTGGCGCGGACGCCATCCACCCCGGCTACGGTTTCCTCGCGGAGAACGCCGACTTCGCCGCGCGCGTCGAAGAAGCGGAGGGCATCACGTGGGTCGGGCCGACGAGCGACTCGATGGAGCAGATGGGCGAGAAGACCAACGCCCGGAAGGTCATGCAGGCCGCGGACGTCCCCATCGTCCCCGGGACGACCGACCCCGCCGAGTCCGCGCAGGAGGTCAAGGACTTCGGGAACGAGCACGGTTACCCGGTCGCGATCAAGGCGGAGGGCGGTGGCGGTGGCCGCGGGATGAAGGTCGTCTGGGACGAGAGCGAGGCCGAGGAGCAGTTCGAGACGGCCAAGCGCGAGGGCGAGGCGTACTTCGACAACGACTCGGTCTACCTCGAACGCTACCTCGACCACCCGCGGCACATCGAGGTGCAGGTCATCGCCGACCACCACGGCAACGCCCGGCACCTCGGCGAACGCGACTGCTCGCTCCAGCGCCGCCACCAGAAGGTAATCGAGGAGGGGCCATCGCCCGCCCTCGACGAGGACCTGGCCGAGGAGATCCGCGAGTCCGCCCGCCGCGGCGTCGCGGAGGCGGACTACCGCAACGCCGGGACCGTCGAGTTCCTCGTCAGCGACGGCGAGTTCTACTTCCTGGAGGTCAACACCCGCATCCAGGTCGAGCACACCGTCACCGAGGAGATTACGGGCATCGACATCGTGAAGTGGCAACTGCGCGTCGCCGCCGGCGAGGAACTCGGCTTCTCGCAGGACGAGGTGGAGATAGAGGGCCACGCGATGGAGTTCCGCATCAACGCCGAGAACGCGGCGAACGACTTCGCGCCCGCGACCGGGAAGCTCTCGACGTACGACCCGCCCGGCGGCATCGGCGTCCGCATGGACGACGCGCTCCGGACCGGCGACACCATCGGCGGGGACTACGACTCGATGATAGCGAAGCTCGTCGTCTACGCGAGCGACCGCGAGGAGTGCATCGCGCGCTCGAAGCGCGCGCTCGCCGAGTACGACATCGAGGGCGTCACGACCATCATCCCGTTCCACCGGCTGATGCTCACCGACGAGAAGTTCGTCGGCGGGACGCACACCACCGACTACCTCGACGAGGAACTGGACACCTCGCGCATCGACGAGGCCCAGGAGAAGTGGGGGAAGGAGACGGACGCGAGCGAAGAGGACGAGCAGGTCGTCGAGCGCGAGTTCACCGTCGAGGTCAACGGCAAGCGCTTCGAGGTGTCGCTCGAAGAGCGCGGCGAACTCGCCGTCGCTGCCGGCGGCGACTCCGGCGGCGGGAGCCGTCCGCAGAAGCGCTCGGGTGGCTCCGGTGGCGGTGGTGGTGGCTCCTCGGGCGACTCCGACGCCACCAGCGCCGCCGGCGACACGGTCACCGCAGAGATGCAGGGCACCATCCTCTCGGTCGGCGTCGCGGAGGGCGACGAGGTCGAGGCGGGCGACGTGCTCTGCGTCCTCGAAGCGATGAAGATGGAGAACGACATCGTCGCCGAGCGCGGCGGCACCGTCACCGAGGTCGCCATCGGCGAGGGCGAGTCGGTGAACATGGGCGACGTGCTGGTCGTCATCGACTGA
- a CDS encoding NifU family protein has product MSTDGQTVDENDLRERISTFLMRNFPQIKGHGGSHEILDLDAEEGSVTIALGGACEGCGVSPMTIQALETRLPREIPEIRTVRAETGDSFAEGGRGFDPDDVPF; this is encoded by the coding sequence ATGAGCACCGACGGCCAGACGGTCGACGAGAACGACCTGCGCGAACGAATCTCGACGTTCCTGATGCGCAACTTCCCGCAGATCAAGGGTCACGGCGGGAGCCACGAGATCCTCGACCTCGACGCCGAGGAGGGGTCGGTCACCATCGCGCTCGGCGGAGCGTGTGAGGGCTGTGGCGTCTCGCCGATGACCATCCAGGCGCTGGAGACGCGACTCCCCCGCGAGATACCGGAGATTCGAACGGTGCGCGCGGAGACGGGCGACTCGTTCGCGGAGGGCGGCCGCGGCTTCGACCCCGACGACGTGCCCTTCTGA
- a CDS encoding DUF7537 family lipoprotein, with protein MRTWAALLVVALVVLAGCGSSSAVDSGDGVADITPASVPTDHPMDDRPPGVGRSGLSDPIALADAHAESLVKRNFTVRTRSVIRDSNGTALREVTRVARYDPPVTTETWSYGETTSSLGPSSGKTVERWANGSTGVVRLVGEQSVRYSASSTVGAPTLRDELYGTLPALRDGQTTLDGSAYRVETTEPPMLYGPYTGVLSAVESWNQTLVVEPDGRIRWLHIEFAGEASTPSGTVPVTGSYDVQFSGIGSTSVERPDWVSVALEATDQ; from the coding sequence ATGCGAACATGGGCCGCACTGCTCGTCGTCGCGCTGGTCGTCCTGGCCGGCTGTGGGAGCAGTTCGGCGGTGGACTCGGGCGACGGCGTCGCCGACATCACGCCGGCGTCGGTACCCACCGACCACCCGATGGACGACCGACCGCCGGGCGTCGGGCGGAGCGGGCTCAGCGACCCCATCGCGCTGGCCGACGCCCACGCCGAGTCGCTCGTCAAGCGGAACTTCACGGTACGGACCCGCTCGGTGATTCGGGACTCGAACGGGACGGCCCTGCGGGAGGTGACCCGCGTCGCTCGGTACGACCCGCCGGTCACCACCGAGACGTGGTCGTACGGGGAGACGACGTCGTCGCTCGGCCCCTCCTCCGGAAAAACGGTCGAACGGTGGGCGAACGGTTCGACGGGCGTCGTTCGACTCGTCGGGGAGCAGTCGGTCCGATACAGCGCGTCTTCGACAGTCGGGGCACCGACGCTCCGGGACGAACTGTACGGAACCCTGCCGGCGCTGCGAGACGGGCAGACGACGCTGGACGGGTCGGCGTATCGCGTCGAGACGACCGAGCCGCCGATGCTGTACGGTCCGTACACCGGCGTCCTCTCCGCCGTCGAGTCGTGGAACCAGACACTCGTCGTGGAGCCGGACGGCCGGATTCGGTGGCTCCACATCGAGTTCGCCGGCGAGGCGTCGACGCCGTCGGGGACGGTCCCCGTCACCGGGAGCTACGACGTGCAGTTCAGTGGCATCGGGAGCACGTCGGTCGAACGCCCGGACTGGGTGTCGGTCGCCCTGGAAGCGACCGACCAGTAG
- a CDS encoding biotin--[acetyl-CoA-carboxylase] ligase — translation MNETRLRVLSALADGPVSGPALADELDVSRAAVWKHVEALREAGFEVVSDDGGYALGAMPPLHELAIALHLDAPFAVESHDSIDSTNRRGRELAESGASDVAVVADEQTGGRGRLDRAWSSPSGGVYLSLVVRPDVPMRDAPLFTLAAAVAAARAAREQGVDARIKWPNDVVVPRDGTSYDKLSGILTEMQGEADRIGWLVVGVGTNAEATADELPEGATSVRAETGGVDRRAFAQRLLAEFDALRSDLDSVVPAWRDLALTLGQRVRVETTDGDVVGEAVDVDRPGTLVVRRDDGEAVRVSAGDCEHLRPVE, via the coding sequence ATGAACGAGACGCGCCTGCGGGTGCTCTCCGCGCTCGCCGACGGCCCGGTGTCGGGGCCGGCGCTCGCCGACGAACTCGACGTCTCACGCGCCGCCGTGTGGAAGCACGTCGAGGCGCTCCGTGAGGCCGGCTTCGAGGTGGTGAGCGACGACGGCGGCTACGCGCTCGGTGCGATGCCACCCCTCCACGAACTCGCCATCGCCCTCCACCTGGATGCGCCGTTCGCCGTCGAGTCCCACGACAGCATCGACTCGACGAACCGCCGCGGCCGCGAACTCGCCGAGTCCGGCGCGTCGGACGTGGCCGTCGTCGCGGACGAACAGACCGGCGGTCGCGGCCGACTCGACCGCGCCTGGTCGTCGCCCTCGGGCGGGGTCTACCTGAGCCTCGTCGTCCGGCCGGACGTGCCGATGCGCGACGCGCCCCTGTTCACCCTCGCGGCCGCGGTAGCGGCGGCCCGTGCCGCCCGCGAGCAGGGTGTCGACGCACGCATCAAGTGGCCGAACGACGTGGTGGTTCCCCGCGACGGGACCAGCTACGACAAGCTCTCGGGCATCCTCACGGAGATGCAGGGCGAGGCCGACCGCATCGGGTGGCTCGTCGTCGGCGTCGGGACGAACGCCGAGGCGACCGCGGACGAGTTACCCGAGGGGGCGACCAGCGTCCGCGCAGAGACTGGCGGGGTGGACCGACGTGCGTTCGCCCAGCGCCTCCTGGCCGAGTTCGACGCGCTCCGGTCGGACCTCGATTCGGTCGTCCCCGCGTGGCGAGACCTGGCGCTCACGCTCGGCCAGCGGGTGCGCGTGGAGACGACCGACGGCGACGTCGTCGGCGAGGCCGTCGACGTGGACCGACCGGGGACGCTCGTCGTCCGGCGCGACGACGGCGAGGCGGTCCGGGTGAGCGCGGGCGACTGCGAACACCTCCGACCGGTCGAGTGA
- a CDS encoding amidohydrolase family protein yields MSEDDRASDGTTPTGDPDAVRTDRETTDGETTIAGTILRGREFDPVEGRVVVEDGDVVAVEEERVDSDAVVLPAFVNAHTHIGDSIAKEAGGGLSLEELVAPPDGLKHRLLRAADDPELVAGMVRSLRYMERSGTGAFLEFREGGVEGVDQLRRALDGLAIDPTVYGRGDASVLDVADGYGASGANDTDFTEERAAARDAGKPFAIHAGEVDASDIDPALELDPDLLVHMVHADDEHLRRVEDEGIPVAVCPRSNLVTDVGLPPVEELREHTTVALGTDNVFLNAPSMFREMEFAAKLYDCSASEVLGMATHAGADAAGLNCGVVEPGREARLLVLDGDSDNLAGAQDVVRAVVRRAGTSDVEQVVLP; encoded by the coding sequence ATGAGTGAGGACGACCGGGCTTCGGACGGGACGACACCGACCGGCGACCCCGACGCGGTGAGGACCGACCGCGAGACGACCGACGGCGAGACGACGATAGCGGGGACGATACTCCGGGGCCGGGAGTTCGACCCCGTCGAGGGACGGGTCGTCGTCGAAGACGGCGACGTCGTCGCCGTCGAGGAGGAGCGCGTCGACTCCGACGCCGTCGTCCTCCCGGCGTTCGTCAACGCCCACACCCACATCGGCGACTCCATCGCCAAGGAGGCCGGCGGCGGCCTCTCGCTGGAGGAACTCGTCGCGCCGCCCGACGGCCTGAAGCACCGCCTGCTCCGGGCGGCAGACGACCCCGAACTCGTCGCCGGGATGGTCCGGTCGCTCCGGTACATGGAGCGCTCGGGGACGGGCGCGTTCCTCGAGTTCCGCGAGGGCGGCGTTGAGGGCGTCGACCAGCTCCGTCGAGCGCTCGACGGCCTCGCCATCGACCCGACGGTGTACGGTCGGGGTGACGCGAGCGTCCTCGACGTCGCCGACGGCTACGGCGCGAGCGGTGCGAACGACACCGACTTCACCGAGGAGCGGGCCGCAGCACGGGACGCCGGCAAGCCGTTCGCCATCCACGCGGGCGAGGTGGACGCGAGCGACATCGACCCCGCACTCGAACTCGACCCGGACCTGCTCGTCCACATGGTCCACGCCGACGACGAGCACCTGCGACGCGTCGAGGACGAGGGGATACCGGTCGCGGTCTGCCCGCGTTCGAACCTCGTCACGGACGTCGGTCTGCCGCCAGTCGAAGAACTGCGCGAGCACACCACCGTCGCGCTCGGGACGGACAACGTGTTCCTCAACGCCCCCTCGATGTTCCGCGAGATGGAGTTCGCGGCGAAACTGTACGACTGCTCCGCGAGCGAGGTGCTGGGGATGGCGACTCACGCCGGAGCGGACGCGGCGGGCCTGAACTGCGGCGTCGTCGAACCGGGACGAGAGGCCCGACTGCTGGTCCTCGACGGCGACTCCGACAACCTCGCGGGAGCGCAGGACGTGGTCCGAGCGGTCGTCAGGCGAGCGGGGACGAGCGACGTCGAGCAGGTCGTACTGCCGTAG
- a CDS encoding HD domain-containing protein: MISIKDSVHDHIEVDGVAEALLDTPIVQRLRRIRQLGTVSYVYPSANHTRFEHSLGVYHLADRALSNLGIEGTNAARIRAAALLHDTGHGPYSHNLEDLVYRQTGRYHDEIDDLLTEGEVADVLRDHGLSPSAVADLVRGDGKYGQLVSGELDVDRMDYLVRDAHHTGVPYGTIDTGRLVRELDFTEGELVLGEGNVQTGESLLLARALMNPTVYSHHVARISKAMLRRAAEGLLRADATDAWELRRMDDDDLRVALRQCGETAEYARRLDTRDLYKRAVWAEYDVVDDELIDADHDTIREYEREVAAEAGVDAEQVVLDVPSRPDIPESTSRVVVNGQVRRLRDQSTLVKAVMRVQKDQWRLGVYAPRDVTEQVGHAAESVLGLDLDALVSDIRGSRTATLDEFEEARDE; this comes from the coding sequence ATGATTTCCATCAAGGACAGCGTCCACGACCACATCGAGGTCGACGGTGTGGCCGAGGCGCTCCTCGACACCCCCATCGTCCAGCGCCTCAGGCGCATCCGCCAGCTGGGGACCGTCTCGTACGTCTACCCGTCGGCGAACCACACGCGCTTCGAGCACTCCCTCGGCGTCTACCACCTCGCCGACCGGGCGCTGTCGAACCTCGGTATCGAGGGGACGAACGCCGCCCGCATCCGCGCCGCGGCGCTCCTCCACGACACCGGCCACGGTCCGTACTCCCACAATCTGGAGGACCTCGTCTACCGGCAGACCGGTCGCTACCACGACGAGATAGACGACCTGCTCACGGAGGGCGAGGTGGCCGACGTGCTCCGGGACCATGGCCTCTCGCCCTCGGCCGTCGCGGACCTCGTCCGCGGCGACGGGAAGTACGGCCAGCTCGTCTCGGGGGAACTGGACGTCGACCGGATGGACTACCTCGTGCGCGACGCCCACCACACCGGCGTCCCCTACGGCACCATCGACACCGGTCGTCTCGTCCGCGAACTCGACTTCACGGAGGGTGAACTCGTGCTGGGCGAGGGGAACGTCCAGACCGGCGAGTCGCTCCTGCTCGCGCGGGCGCTGATGAACCCGACCGTCTACAGCCACCACGTCGCCCGCATCTCGAAGGCGATGCTCCGGCGGGCCGCAGAGGGCCTCCTGCGAGCCGACGCGACCGACGCCTGGGAGCTCCGGCGGATGGACGACGACGACCTCAGGGTCGCGTTGCGACAGTGCGGTGAGACCGCCGAGTACGCCCGCCGTCTCGACACCCGCGACCTCTACAAACGGGCGGTCTGGGCCGAGTACGACGTCGTGGACGACGAACTCATCGACGCCGACCACGACACCATCCGCGAGTACGAACGGGAGGTGGCCGCGGAGGCCGGCGTCGACGCCGAACAGGTCGTCCTCGACGTCCCGTCGCGCCCCGACATCCCCGAGTCGACCAGTCGCGTCGTCGTCAACGGGCAGGTACGCCGCCTGCGCGACCAGTCGACGCTCGTCAAGGCGGTCATGCGCGTCCAGAAGGACCAGTGGCGACTGGGCGTCTACGCTCCCCGGGACGTGACCGAACAGGTCGGCCACGCCGCCGAGTCCGTCCTCGGCCTCGACCTGGACGCACTGGTCAGCGACATCCGTGGCTCGCGGACCGCCACGCTCGACGAGTTCGAGGAGGCGCGCGATGAGTGA
- a CDS encoding DUF892 family protein has protein sequence MCPTTTEDMFADAIRETFYAEHQFYDALERLADSSSDERLAETFSAHREETRVHILRLEELFNTLGISVEEREDRAVSGLLADHEAFLASSPDQMALDRYNVTTAQKAEHYEIAVYGNLVPLASDLGMDDVADLLEETLREEQQALGTLSKLGETFDQQHGTATPP, from the coding sequence ATGTGCCCAACCACGACCGAAGACATGTTCGCCGACGCCATCCGCGAGACCTTCTACGCGGAACACCAGTTCTACGACGCGCTCGAACGACTCGCGGATTCTTCCAGCGACGAGCGGCTCGCCGAGACGTTCTCGGCGCACCGCGAGGAGACGAGGGTCCACATACTCCGTCTCGAGGAGCTGTTCAACACGCTCGGCATCTCCGTCGAGGAGCGAGAGGACCGCGCCGTCAGCGGGCTGCTGGCGGACCACGAGGCGTTCCTGGCCTCGTCGCCCGACCAGATGGCGCTCGACCGCTACAACGTCACCACCGCCCAGAAGGCCGAACACTACGAGATAGCGGTGTACGGCAACCTCGTCCCCCTCGCGTCCGACCTCGGGATGGACGACGTCGCCGACCTCCTCGAGGAGACCCTTCGGGAGGAACAGCAGGCGCTCGGGACCCTCTCGAAACTCGGTGAGACGTTCGACCAGCAACACGGTACGGCCACGCCGCCCTGA